Sequence from the Pirellulales bacterium genome:
AATGAAGAACTCGAAGCCTTCAGCTATAGCGTTTCGCACGACCTGCGTGCGCCGCTGCGGGCGATGAACGGTTTCGCCAAGATTCTCGAAGAGGATTTCGGCGCGCGCTTGGAAGACGGGTCGCGACGCTATCTCGGCTTGATCCAAAAAAATGCCGAGCGGATGGGGTCTTTGATCGACGATCTGCTGGCTTTTTCGCGATTGAACCGGCAAACGCTCACCCGCTCGCTGGTCGATCCGGCCGCCTTGGCTCGCGAAGTGTTCGACGTGTTGGAAGCCGAACGCAAGGGGCGCAACGTCGCCCTCGACCTTGGCCAGTTGCCCCCGTGCAGGGCAGATTACAATTTACTGCGGCAGGTGTTCGTCAATCTGCTCTCCAACGCGATCAAGTTCACGCGCTCGCGAACCGCCGCCCGCATCGAAATCGGCAGCTCGAACGGCGAAGGGCAGCCGACCTTCTTCGTCCGCGACAACGGCGTCGGATTCGATATGCGCTACGCCGATAAGCTATTTCGCGTCTTTCAGCGATTGCACCGCGTCGAGGATTATGAAGGGACGGGCGTCGGCCTGGCAATCGTGCAGCGCATCGTCGTTCGCCATGGCGGCCGCATTTGGGCGGAATCGGTTCTGGAACAAGGCACGACATTTTATTTCACACTCTCGGGAGACACGCCCAGTGGCTGACACTCCGGTTGACATCCTTCTCGTCGAAGACAGTCCCGACGATGTCGAACTCACGTTGCGTACGCTGAACAAGCATCTTGTCACGGTGCGGATCGAAGTCGTGCGCGACGGCGCCGAGGCGCTCGACTATTTGCTCTGCACCGGCCCACACGCCAACCGTTCGATCGATTTGAAGCCGGGCCTGGTGCTGCTGGATCTCAAGCTCCCCAAGCTCAGCGGCCTGGAGGTGCTCCGGGCGATCAAGTCCGACCCGCGCACGCGGACGATTCCGATCGTCGTGCTCACTTCGTCGAGCGAAGATCGCGATATCGCCGAGGCGTATCAATTCGGTGTAAACAGCTACATCGTCAAGCCGGTCGACTTCCAGCAATTCGACGAAGCAATCCGCCAAGTCGGCCTGTATTGGCTCCTTCTAAACTATCGCCCAGGTAAGTAAGTCGAACGCCCACGCTTGCAACCTCGTTGCGCCGTATTCGACGGGATCTTGCAGGGAGCCGAACAGGCGGGCGCGGCTGTTTTGCCTAGAAATACCGGTTGCCTATTTGTGCAGCAGGGGTCGCCTAACTCGCGGGACGGCAGGGATACTAAACGTGTTCCCGCCCATTCAGGATGATTTGCAACTCATTATGGCATAAAGCCTTTCGTCGCCGTGCGGCCTTCCGCAGCCAATCGCG
This genomic interval carries:
- a CDS encoding response regulator; this encodes MADTPVDILLVEDSPDDVELTLRTLNKHLVTVRIEVVRDGAEALDYLLCTGPHANRSIDLKPGLVLLDLKLPKLSGLEVLRAIKSDPRTRTIPIVVLTSSSEDRDIAEAYQFGVNSYIVKPVDFQQFDEAIRQVGLYWLLLNYRPGK